One genomic segment of Hordeum vulgare subsp. vulgare chromosome 2H, MorexV3_pseudomolecules_assembly, whole genome shotgun sequence includes these proteins:
- the LOC123429781 gene encoding omega-hydroxypalmitate O-feruloyl transferase-like yields MVAEAKQNGVATMAVSKAQLMSVKRREPTLVSPVEATPIGEQYYLSNLDQNIAVIVQTVYCFKCPSGRGNEGAADALRAALARVLVHYHPLAGRLGISPEMKLTVECTGEGVPFVEAEAACDLALVGDLSTPDPAALGQLVYSVPGAKNILEMPPMTAQVTRFKCGGFSLGLGMNHCMFDGLGAMEFVNSWAEMARGATELTVPPFLDRAVLRARDPPVISFPHHEFEEIADVSEMAALYGGQELVYRSFCFDPDRLERVRGLALADGDLERCTTFEALSGLVWRARTRALGLAPEQQTKLLFAVDGRRRFVPPLPKGYFGNGIVLTNALATAGDLLSAPVSRAAGKVQEAVRMVTDEYMRSAVDYFEATRARPSLASTLLITTWSRLAFNGADFGWGEPAMSGPVTLPEKEVILFLAHGKERKSINVLLGLPASAMDAFQELMDEI; encoded by the exons ATG GTTGCGGAGGCGAAGCAGAATGGCGTGGCCACCATGGCGGTCAGTAAGGCGCAGCTGATGTCGGTGAAGCGTAGGGAGCCGACCCTGGTGTCGCCGGTGGAGGCGACGCCAATAGGGGAGCAGTACTACCTGTCCAACCTGGACCAGAACATCGCGGTGATCGTGCAGACCGTGTACTGCTTCAAGTGCCCGTCGggccgcggcaacgaaggcgccgcgGACGCGCTGCGGGCCGCGCTGGCTCGCGTGCTCGTGCACTACCACCCGCTCGCCGGCCGCCTCGGCATCAGCCCGGAGATGAAGCTCACCGTGGAGTGCACCGGCGAGGGCGTGCCGTTCGTGGAGGCCGAGGCCGCCTGCGACCTGGCCCTCGTCGGCGACCTCTCCACCCCGGACCCGGCCGCGCTGGGCCAGCTCGTGTACTCCGTTCCCGGCGCCAAGAACATCCTCGAGATGCCGCCCATGACGGCGCAG GTGACCAGGTTCAAGTGTGGCGGGTTCAGCCTCGGGTTGGGCATGAACCACTGCATGTTCGACGGCCTGGGCGCCATGGAGTTCGTCAACTCCTGGGCCGAGATGGCGCGCGGCGCCACGGAGCTCACTGTGCCACCGTTCCTCGATCGCGCCGTGCTCCGCGCGCGCGATCCTCCGGTGATCTCCTTCCCGCACCACGAGTTCGAGGAGATCGCTGACGTCTCGGAAATGGCGGCACTCTACGGCGGCCAGGAGCTTGTGTACCGCTCCTTCTGCTTCGACCCGGACAGGCTTGAGCGCGTCCGCGGCCTCGCCCTCGCCGACGGTGATCTCGAGCGCTGCACCACCTTCGAGGCGCTTTCCGGCCTCGTCTGGCGCGCTCGCACCCGCGCTCTGGGGCTCGCGCCAGAGCAGCAGACGAAGCTGCTGTTTGCCGTGGACGGGCGCCGCCGCTTCGTGCCTCCGCTGCCAAAGGGGTACTTCGGGAACGGCATCGTGCTGACCAACGCGCTTGCCACGGCGGGAGATCTGCTGTCGGCGCCGGTGTCCCGCGCGGCCGGGAAGGTGCAGGAGGCCGTGCGGATGGTGACGGACGAGTATATGCGGTCGGCGGTGGACTATTTCGAGGCCACGCGCGCAAGGCCGTCGCTGGCGTCGACGCTGCTCATCACCACGTGGTCGCGGCTCGCGTTCAACGGCGCAGACTTCGGCTGGGGCGAGCCGGCCATGTCCGGGccagtcacgctgccggagaaggaGGTCATACTCTTCCTCGCGCACGGCAAGGAGAGGAAGAGCATCAACGTCCTGCTCGGCCTGCCGGCCTCCGCCATGGACGCTTTCCAGGAGCTCATGGACGAGATATGA